The genomic DNA GTTCAACGTCGAGACGAGTGGTGCCGACCACGCCCGGTCCATTATCGACGCCGTCCGCGCGGCCGAGTACCCCGTCGAGAAAACTGCCCGGGTGCCCGGGTAACATCGGGCGCTCGACCGTCCGAGGTCGCCCGGAACGCGGGGAAAACTATTTGACTACTTTCCGTGAAGTTCGTGTGTATTGTCCATCATGTACGAGCAGATGCTAATTCCGTACGACGGGAGCAAGGAAGCGAAGAGAGGTGCGACACACGGTATCGCGCTCGCGGCGGAACTGGGCGCTACGGTCCACGGACTCTACGTCATCGACCTTCCGGGCGTTCCACGGGCGATGGCGCTCCGCGACGACGAGGAAGACTTGCGGGAAGACTACAGAGACTACGGCGAGCGGGAGTTACAGGCGTTACGGGAGATTGCAACCGACCACGGCGTCGGGTTCGAGAGCCACATGCGGACCGGCTCACCCAGCGAGGAAATCGTCGACTTCGCGAGGTCGGAAGAGATGGACGTGGTCGTGATGGGGTCGGCCTACCGGGGCAAGGTCGGGAACCTGCTCGGGGGGACCACCGACCGCGTCGTGCGCTCGTCGACTGTCCCGGTCATCACGCACCGCATGAGTGGTGAGGACTAGTGCGGCGAGCCGCCGAAACGAGACACCTTTGGAATCTAATACGTTAGGCGAAATCGCGTGCGAAACGTGGATTTAGCGGGGTTCGGGCCGAAAGCCGAGGAAATGTTTAATATAGGTGGCCCAGAAGCATTGAGTGAGTTTGTGTAACACGGTTGAGAGGACCGGCACAACTCAGCAACGTCGAGGCGCACCACGTCGTCGCACAGCGCGAGAAACGAGGCCGGTGCAGCCACGCTCACCGACGGAGTGAGGAGCGCATCGGTACCGGAGCCAACACCAATGAAACGACGCGGACACTCAGCACGCTATCGGTCGAAAGGAGAATCACATGTCAGGAAGTGACGAAACCACCGGCGAGATGTCGGACGGGCTCCAGGTGGAGCTGTTCCACCCGGAGTCCGACAGAGAGCCGGGCGACACGAACTGGCAGAAGTACGGGTTCGACGTCCACCCCGTCGTGTTCCCGGTCGCACTGGCGATTATCGCACTGTTCATCGCAGTCACAGTCCTCCTCGGCGACACAGCGTCGCAGGCGTACACGTGGCTGTTCGACACTATCGGTAGCACGTTCGGCTGGTTCTACCTGCTGGCGGTGAACGTCTTCATCGTCGTCTTGCTGTTCTTCGCGTTCAGCAAGTACGGGAAGATCAAGATCGGTGGCGTGGAGGCCGAAAAGGAGTTCAGTGACTTCTCGTGGATGGCGATGCTGTTCAGCGCGGGCATGGGCATCGGGCTCATGTTCTTCAGCGTCACCGAGCCGATGTTCTACTTCAACACCCCACCGAGCTTCTTCGGGGCCGAAGCCGGAACCGGGGCCGCTGCGGCGGCCGCGATGGCCCAGACGTTCTTCCACTGGGGGCTCCACCCGTGGGCCGTCTACGGCCTCGTCGGCCTCGGCCTGGCGTTCTTCTCGTTCAACCGCGGCCTGCCGCTGACCTTCCGGTCGATATTCTGGCCCCTGCTGGGCGAGCGCATCTACGGCTGGCCGGGCCATATCATCGACCTCGTGACGGTGTTCGCGACCCTGTTCGGGCTGTCGACCTCGCTCGGACTCGGCGTCGCACAGGTCAACAGCGGGCTCAGCTTCGTCTTCGGCAGCGGCATGCTCGGCGTCGCCGACATTCCGACCGGGACGGGACCGCAGGTGGTGCTCATCGCGGCCATCACCCTCATCGCGACCGCGTCGGTCGCGGCCGGCCTGGAGGGCGGCGTCAAGCGGCTGAGCACCATCAACCTGTACCTGATGTTCGCGCTGCTCGGGTTCCTCCTGCTGGTGGGCCCGACCGTGTTCATCCTGGGCGCGTGGGTCGAGGGGCTCGGTGCCTACCTGCAGAACATCCTCGGTCTCGGCTTCTTCACCGGCACTCTCGGCGCCGCCGAGAACGGAACCGTGACCGCGTGGACGGTGTTCTACTGGGGCTGGTGGATCGCGTGGTCGCCGTTCGTCGGGATGTTCATCGCGCGCATCTCGAAGGGGCGGTCCGTCCGGGAGTTCGTCCTTGGCGTACTCTTCCTCCCGGCGCTGTTCTCGACGCTCTGGCTGTCGACCTTCGGCGGCAGCGCGCTGAACAGCGCGCTGGCCGGAGGGGCGGTCCAGCAGCAGTACACCGAACTGGGCTACGGGGCCTTCGAGACGCTGGGGATGTTCATCACGCTGAACCAGTACCCGCTCGGTGTCGTGTCGGGGCTGCTGGCGACGCTTCTCGTCATCACCTTCTTCGTCACGTCGTCGGACTCGGGGTCACTGGTCATCGACCACTTGACCTCCGGGGGCAAACACGACGTGCCGAAGACCCAGCGTATCTTCTGGGCGGTGACTGAGGGCGCCGTCGCTTCCATCCTCCTCATCGGTGGCGGCCTGACGGCGCTGCAGACGGCGGCCATCACCACCGGGTTACCGTTCGCGGTCATCCTCACACTGATGTGTTACACCGTGTATCTGGGCCTCAGTAACGAGTACCAGATACTGGAGTCCGAGGAGTTCGCGGAGACGATACAGGACCTCTCGGAGCGGGACGACGTCGACGTGGTCACGTCGGGCAGCGATATGGTGACGGACATCAGCGACCGTGACGAATCCGCGACCGGTAGCGACTAGCCCTACGCGGGGCTATCGTCTTTTCCGGATGTCTCGCCGCACAGCCGCTGCTATCGCCGGTACTGGCGGTCCGAGAGTGCCTAGTCGGCTCGCTCCGTCTCCACGGTGCGTTCTGCGTGGACCCACAGCCGGACCGCACCGCCGAGCCCGAACGCAGCCACCAGCACCCAGACCGCGAGTCCGCCCGCCGGGGGCAACAGCAACCATCCGATGGCGCTGAGCGCAGCCCCGACCACGAGTCCGTAGGTCGGCTCGCGCCGCCCGTGTACGTCGGTGGCGAGGGTCCCGACGACGAGAAAGCCGAACGCGGTCAGTGAGACGAACACACCGCCCAGCAGGAGGGCGACGAGGAGACCGAGGAACGTGCCGGCCACGCCGACCCGGCCCAGCTGGCTGAACCCGTACAGCCCCACCGCGAGGGCGACGGCGTACGCGACCAGTCCGTACGGGACGGCGCTGTACGGTCGCTCCCGGAGCGCCTCCAGCGAGCGAAGGACCCGGGCCTCCGACCGGCGGAGTATGACGCCGCCGAACAGCACCACGAGCAGGAACGACCCGATGGCCTGCAGATACCCCGGGAGGCCACCGATCGCGGTGACGTCGACCGACTGCACCACTGCCGGCTCCGGCGGCGTCGTACCGACCGACCGGTGGATGCCGACAACGGTCATAGGCGATTTTTCGCCGGAAGCGGGGAAAAAGTGTCGGCAGGTAATAATATGCCAGTGTCCCGCAGACATAAACAGACGGGATACGTAGAGCGTGCCGTGACAGGGCGACTCAGACGCCTTCTGACGAAGCTCAAGTGGGTGGGTGAGAAGGTGATGGGTCCCCTCAGGCGCAGCGACGGGCCAAACAAGTTCCGACTGTCGAGCATGGACACGGCGACGACCACCTACGAAGGCGACTGCGGGTGGGCGAAACGACCGCCAGCGACGGTGTCGTGTGTCCGATGCGGGGCCGAGATATTCCAGCACAGCGCCATGGACGACATCGACTGCCCGCGGTGTGTCGCCGAGTACGACCCGGACGAGTTCGGGACGCTGGCGTTGGTCCAGATGACCTGTCCGGTCTGCCGGAGTCGCATGCTGCACGGGAAGCGCCACCCCGAACAGTTCGACGTTCCGGAGTGGGCTACCTGCACGCAGTGTCGGTACCACTGGGAATTCCAGCACTCCTACGGCGACTGACAGGGTGTGTCGACGAGGTGCGCAGCGGCGGACGAACCCCGACTCGCGCCGCTCGGGACCCGACCCACGAGTTCCCGATAGGAACGATGCACAAATTATTGCACGTGGGAGTCGTCTTCCCGGACGAGTCTATGGTCGAACTGATTCCGACCGCCCTGGCCGTCGTGGCCGCCGGCCTCGTCGGTGCTGCACTGCTCGCCATGACAGTCGGGAGTCTGCGGGCCGCCGGCTTCTGCTTTCTGTGTGCGAGTCTCGTCATCTACTTCCGGGAGACGCGGTACGCCGGGGGACGACCGTGACCTTCGCCGAGCGGACAGTCGAGGGGTTTCTCTCGGACGTGGCGTCGTCACAGGTCGCCCCGAGCGCGGGAGCCACCGCCGCGCTCACCGGGTCCCTGGCGGCGGCACTCTGTGAGATGGTC from Halomicroarcula saliterrae includes the following:
- a CDS encoding universal stress protein; the encoded protein is MYEQMLIPYDGSKEAKRGATHGIALAAELGATVHGLYVIDLPGVPRAMALRDDEEDLREDYRDYGERELQALREIATDHGVGFESHMRTGSPSEEIVDFARSEEMDVVVMGSAYRGKVGNLLGGTTDRVVRSSTVPVITHRMSGED
- a CDS encoding BCCT family transporter; the protein is MSGSDETTGEMSDGLQVELFHPESDREPGDTNWQKYGFDVHPVVFPVALAIIALFIAVTVLLGDTASQAYTWLFDTIGSTFGWFYLLAVNVFIVVLLFFAFSKYGKIKIGGVEAEKEFSDFSWMAMLFSAGMGIGLMFFSVTEPMFYFNTPPSFFGAEAGTGAAAAAAMAQTFFHWGLHPWAVYGLVGLGLAFFSFNRGLPLTFRSIFWPLLGERIYGWPGHIIDLVTVFATLFGLSTSLGLGVAQVNSGLSFVFGSGMLGVADIPTGTGPQVVLIAAITLIATASVAAGLEGGVKRLSTINLYLMFALLGFLLLVGPTVFILGAWVEGLGAYLQNILGLGFFTGTLGAAENGTVTAWTVFYWGWWIAWSPFVGMFIARISKGRSVREFVLGVLFLPALFSTLWLSTFGGSALNSALAGGAVQQQYTELGYGAFETLGMFITLNQYPLGVVSGLLATLLVITFFVTSSDSGSLVIDHLTSGGKHDVPKTQRIFWAVTEGAVASILLIGGGLTALQTAAITTGLPFAVILTLMCYTVYLGLSNEYQILESEEFAETIQDLSERDDVDVVTSGSDMVTDISDRDESATGSD